The Thunnus albacares chromosome 11, fThuAlb1.1, whole genome shotgun sequence genome contains a region encoding:
- the LOC122991996 gene encoding ADP-ribosylation factor-like protein 6 isoform X1: MGLLDKLTSWLGLRKKEVNVLCLGLDNSGKTTIINQLKPTNNSNHLGPLSQEWKHVSQTQAQEIVPTIGFNIEKFKSSSLSFTVFDMSGQSRYRNLWEHYYKESHAIIFVIDSGDKLRMVVAKEELDTLLKHEDISSKKIPVLFFANKMDLQDAMSTVKVSQMLSLENIKDKPWHICASNAIKGEGLQEGLDWLHEQIAQSYQNSDHMND, from the exons ATGGGACTGCTGGATAAACTGACGAGCTGGCTTGGCCTGAGGAAGAAAGAGGTCAACGTCTTATGTTTGGGACTGGACAACAGCGGCAAAACTACCATCATCAACCAACTGAAACCGACGAAT AATTCGAATCATTTAGGCCCATTGTCACAGGAGTGGAAACATGTTAGTCAG ACCCAGGCACAAGAAATAGTCCCAACAATTGGCTTCAACATTGAAAAGTTCAAGAGTTCAAG CCTGTCCTTTACAGTCTTTGATATGTCTGGGCAGAGCAGATACAGAAACCTATGGGAGCATTATTACAA AGAAAGCCATGCCATCATATTTGTCATTGACAGCGGTGACAAACTGAGAATGGTTGTTGCCAAAGAGGAGTTAGATACTCTTCTCAAGCATGAAG ATATCAGCAGCAAAAAGATACCAGTGTTGTTCTTTGCTAACAAGATGGATCTGCAGGACGCCATGTCTACTGTCAAGGTCTCACAGATGTTGTCTTTGGAGAACATCAAAGACAAACCCTGGCACATCTG CGCCAGCAATGCTATCAAAGGAGAGGGCCTACAGGAGGGGTTGGACTGGCTACATG AACAAATTGCACA ATCATATCAAAACAGCGACCACATGAACGACTGA
- the LOC122991996 gene encoding ADP-ribosylation factor-like protein 6 isoform X2, with amino-acid sequence MGLLDKLTSWLGLRKKEVNVLCLGLDNSGKTTIINQLKPTNNSNHLGPLSQEWKHVSQTQAQEIVPTIGFNIEKFKSSSLSFTVFDMSGQSRYRNLWEHYYKESHAIIFVIDSGDKLRMVVAKEELDTLLKHEDISSKKIPVLFFANKMDLQDAMSTVKVSQMLSLENIKDKPWHICASNAIKGEGLQEGLDWLHDHIKTATT; translated from the exons ATGGGACTGCTGGATAAACTGACGAGCTGGCTTGGCCTGAGGAAGAAAGAGGTCAACGTCTTATGTTTGGGACTGGACAACAGCGGCAAAACTACCATCATCAACCAACTGAAACCGACGAAT AATTCGAATCATTTAGGCCCATTGTCACAGGAGTGGAAACATGTTAGTCAG ACCCAGGCACAAGAAATAGTCCCAACAATTGGCTTCAACATTGAAAAGTTCAAGAGTTCAAG CCTGTCCTTTACAGTCTTTGATATGTCTGGGCAGAGCAGATACAGAAACCTATGGGAGCATTATTACAA AGAAAGCCATGCCATCATATTTGTCATTGACAGCGGTGACAAACTGAGAATGGTTGTTGCCAAAGAGGAGTTAGATACTCTTCTCAAGCATGAAG ATATCAGCAGCAAAAAGATACCAGTGTTGTTCTTTGCTAACAAGATGGATCTGCAGGACGCCATGTCTACTGTCAAGGTCTCACAGATGTTGTCTTTGGAGAACATCAAAGACAAACCCTGGCACATCTG CGCCAGCAATGCTATCAAAGGAGAGGGCCTACAGGAGGGGTTGGACTGGCTACATG ATCATATCAAAACAGCGACCACATGA
- the LOC122991996 gene encoding ADP-ribosylation factor-like protein 6 isoform X3, which yields MGLLDKLTSWLGLRKKEVNVLCLGLDNSGKTTIINQLKPTNTQAQEIVPTIGFNIEKFKSSSLSFTVFDMSGQSRYRNLWEHYYKESHAIIFVIDSGDKLRMVVAKEELDTLLKHEDISSKKIPVLFFANKMDLQDAMSTVKVSQMLSLENIKDKPWHICASNAIKGEGLQEGLDWLHEQIAQSYQNSDHMND from the exons ATGGGACTGCTGGATAAACTGACGAGCTGGCTTGGCCTGAGGAAGAAAGAGGTCAACGTCTTATGTTTGGGACTGGACAACAGCGGCAAAACTACCATCATCAACCAACTGAAACCGACGAAT ACCCAGGCACAAGAAATAGTCCCAACAATTGGCTTCAACATTGAAAAGTTCAAGAGTTCAAG CCTGTCCTTTACAGTCTTTGATATGTCTGGGCAGAGCAGATACAGAAACCTATGGGAGCATTATTACAA AGAAAGCCATGCCATCATATTTGTCATTGACAGCGGTGACAAACTGAGAATGGTTGTTGCCAAAGAGGAGTTAGATACTCTTCTCAAGCATGAAG ATATCAGCAGCAAAAAGATACCAGTGTTGTTCTTTGCTAACAAGATGGATCTGCAGGACGCCATGTCTACTGTCAAGGTCTCACAGATGTTGTCTTTGGAGAACATCAAAGACAAACCCTGGCACATCTG CGCCAGCAATGCTATCAAAGGAGAGGGCCTACAGGAGGGGTTGGACTGGCTACATG AACAAATTGCACA ATCATATCAAAACAGCGACCACATGAACGACTGA